Proteins found in one Mycoplasmopsis gallopavonis genomic segment:
- the pheS gene encoding phenylalanine--tRNA ligase subunit alpha, with amino-acid sequence MKFNLNQINSLEDLKKIKAELFSNEGELFQLQQELKKAKPEDKKLLGQKITLLKKEYEDFFTKAETRIKNLEIEAKIASEKVDVARPFLKPGSLNPITLIEERLKDWFFAHGYYQEEAGEIVSDLYNFERLNIPSDHPARAMHDSLYINSATLLRTHNTGITAKVLEENANQAISIFAIGKVYRNDEDDATHSHQFTQVDFVSVGKLSFSNLIWTLKSLLSYVLEEEVEVRLRPSYFPFTEPSVEVDVFYHNRWIEILGAGMLHPNVLKQAGYTDLSLNAFAAGLGIERITMIKYGFTDIRDLYRNDLRIMEQFSNER; translated from the coding sequence AAGCAGAACTTTTTTCTAATGAAGGTGAACTTTTCCAGTTACAACAAGAATTAAAAAAAGCCAAACCAGAAGATAAAAAACTTTTAGGACAAAAAATTACATTGTTAAAAAAAGAGTATGAGGATTTCTTTACTAAAGCGGAAACTCGTATTAAAAATTTAGAAATTGAAGCAAAAATAGCTAGTGAAAAAGTAGATGTTGCTCGTCCATTTTTAAAACCAGGAAGCTTAAATCCGATCACTTTAATTGAAGAGCGTCTTAAAGATTGATTTTTTGCTCACGGTTATTACCAAGAAGAAGCAGGTGAAATAGTTAGTGATCTTTATAATTTTGAGCGTTTAAATATTCCAAGCGATCACCCCGCTCGTGCGATGCATGATTCACTTTATATTAATTCTGCAACTTTATTAAGAACTCACAATACCGGAATTACAGCCAAAGTACTTGAAGAAAATGCAAATCAAGCTATTTCGATTTTTGCAATTGGGAAAGTTTACCGTAATGATGAAGATGATGCAACTCACTCACATCAATTTACACAAGTTGATTTTGTATCAGTTGGGAAGCTTAGTTTTTCAAATTTAATTTGAACTTTAAAATCACTGCTTTCATATGTTTTAGAAGAAGAAGTGGAAGTTAGACTTCGTCCGAGTTATTTTCCTTTTACAGAACCTAGTGTTGAAGTTGATGTTTTCTACCATAATCGTTGAATTGAAATTTTAGGAGCAGGAATGCTTCATCCAAATGTTTTAAAACAAGCAGGTTATACAGATTTAAGCTTAAATGCTTTTGCAGCTGGACTTGGAATAGAAAGAATTACAATGATTAAATATGGTTTTACAGATATTCGTGATTTATACCGTAATGATCTAAGAATTATGGAGCAATTTAGCAATGAAAGATAG
- a CDS encoding uracil-DNA glycosylase codes for MKDSFLKVLQSEGTKPYFTQILSSLQKAQDQNETVFPHQMDMFRPFEYFQLNETKVVILGQDPYHQIDQADGLAFSARYQDLNKTPKSLVNLFKNLKRDYPKTKIETNDLTNWAKQGVLLMNTVWTVSQNKAHSHEAFGWQNFTLKVLEEILTNNPKVIVVALGKPAQKLVKKLPIQPHYLINLSHPSPLSAHLSFNQFPLFKTINKYLKKENLNPIDWNLIKETKKGV; via the coding sequence ATGAAAGATAGTTTTTTAAAAGTTTTACAAAGTGAAGGAACAAAACCATATTTTACTCAAATTTTAAGCTCATTACAAAAAGCACAAGATCAAAACGAAACTGTATTTCCTCACCAAATGGATATGTTTCGACCTTTTGAATATTTTCAATTAAATGAAACTAAAGTTGTAATTTTAGGTCAAGATCCATATCATCAAATTGATCAAGCTGATGGTCTTGCATTTAGTGCTCGCTATCAAGATTTAAATAAAACACCTAAATCATTGGTTAACCTTTTTAAAAATCTCAAAAGAGATTATCCAAAAACTAAAATTGAAACAAATGATTTGACTAACTGAGCAAAGCAAGGTGTACTTTTAATGAATACAGTTTGAACAGTTTCCCAAAACAAAGCTCATTCACATGAAGCTTTTGGATGACAAAATTTCACTTTAAAAGTTTTGGAAGAAATTCTTACAAACAATCCAAAAGTGATAGTTGTTGCTCTTGGAAAACCTGCTCAAAAGTTAGTGAAAAAATTACCAATTCAACCACATTATTTAATTAACCTTAGTCATCCTAGTCCATTAAGTGCTCATCTCAGTTTTAATCAATTTCCACTATTTAAAACAATTAATAAATATCTTAAAAAAGAAAATTTAAATCCTATTGATTGAAATTTAATCAAGGAAACTAAGAAAGGAGTTTAA
- a CDS encoding phenylalanine--tRNA ligase subunit beta — MILSLNHLNKFLPNKKLTPQEVEVALNEIGLEVEEIKPFSDVQGLLFGKVLDVYPNPNSDRLDIVKLETKDGIFQIQTNNRILKPGNLTICFPIGAKKGTTTFGEVVLKGEKSQGMMAAFSEIGYNWELLEEANQLLILPNDFASIHDDPITKLGLDDFLIEISVTANRNDANSYYVLARELASYFETEFVFDLKQIPDSFQTKLTSNPNLASLLSFTEVKGHKETSFEDKLLLAKHGISSKFSWAVNLTNLCLINIGVPAHVYDRSKIGDNLTTKLYSGKLTILGNKEVEVKDALAIYDENGPISLVSVMGLEKHKADLATTDFVFEIGLFNPKMIRHNSKEIKLISNAATQGSRRISFELANLATDYIRSYCQGLEVSNTVQRANKDQLAKKKIQFNEQALKQYSNIDDLSVFDKAKSQLAKLGYEFIEDYILVPNYRYDVNIFEDIIEELFRFYSYKNFKPEPIENITLATQKRDISKFVISKLGYNEARTFTLVSTSENWLNPFNFEKSVKLLTFVSKEREEIRNSIVTSLQKIVEYNQKRKLNNINFFEKGMINDNKIVYGFASTTKTFDQLKQDLINLTGLTNLEFSPFKDNEYIHPNASAKIHYNNKMVGWLGKIHPAYDNTNAFYLEFEAELINQKTAAKFEQINYNPLKTIDLTFELSYQESIKQVLDKIKAVAHVFDIQEIDDYQKEETHNLTLRITADDYNIQLLIDKFNE, encoded by the coding sequence ATGATTCTTTCATTAAATCACTTAAATAAATTTTTACCAAACAAAAAATTAACCCCACAAGAGGTTGAGGTTGCATTAAATGAAATTGGTCTTGAAGTCGAAGAAATTAAACCTTTTTCAGATGTTCAAGGTTTACTTTTTGGAAAAGTTTTAGATGTTTATCCAAACCCTAATTCTGATCGTTTAGATATTGTTAAATTAGAAACAAAAGATGGAATTTTTCAAATTCAAACCAACAATAGAATTTTAAAACCAGGAAATTTAACTATTTGTTTTCCAATTGGTGCTAAAAAAGGGACAACAACTTTTGGTGAAGTTGTTTTAAAAGGTGAAAAATCACAAGGAATGATGGCTGCTTTTAGTGAGATTGGATACAACTGAGAGCTTTTAGAAGAAGCTAATCAACTTTTAATCTTGCCAAATGATTTCGCAAGTATTCATGATGATCCTATTACAAAATTAGGACTTGATGATTTTTTAATTGAAATTTCAGTAACAGCTAATCGAAATGATGCAAATTCATATTATGTTTTAGCTCGTGAACTAGCAAGTTATTTTGAAACAGAATTTGTATTTGATTTAAAACAAATTCCTGATAGCTTTCAAACTAAGTTAACTTCTAATCCGAATTTGGCTAGTTTATTAAGTTTTACAGAAGTTAAGGGACATAAAGAAACAAGTTTTGAAGATAAACTTTTACTTGCTAAACATGGAATTTCATCTAAATTTAGTTGAGCAGTTAATTTAACAAACCTTTGTTTAATTAACATTGGTGTTCCTGCTCATGTTTACGATCGCTCAAAAATAGGTGATAATTTAACAACAAAACTTTATAGCGGAAAATTAACTATATTAGGTAATAAAGAAGTTGAAGTAAAAGATGCACTAGCAATTTACGACGAAAATGGTCCTATTTCATTAGTATCTGTAATGGGATTAGAAAAACATAAAGCAGATTTAGCAACAACTGATTTTGTTTTTGAAATTGGTTTATTTAACCCAAAAATGATTCGTCATAATTCAAAAGAAATTAAATTAATTTCTAACGCAGCAACTCAAGGTTCACGGAGAATTTCATTTGAACTTGCCAATTTAGCTACCGATTATATTCGAAGTTACTGTCAAGGCTTAGAAGTTTCAAATACAGTTCAAAGAGCAAATAAAGACCAACTTGCTAAGAAAAAAATTCAGTTTAATGAGCAAGCTTTAAAACAATATTCTAATATTGATGATTTAAGTGTTTTTGATAAAGCTAAAAGCCAACTTGCTAAATTAGGTTATGAATTTATTGAAGATTATATTTTAGTACCTAATTATCGTTATGATGTAAATATTTTTGAAGATATTATTGAAGAACTTTTCCGTTTTTATTCTTATAAAAACTTTAAACCAGAACCAATTGAAAATATTACTTTAGCAACTCAAAAACGTGATATTTCAAAATTTGTGATTTCTAAATTAGGATATAACGAAGCTCGCACTTTTACCCTAGTTTCTACTAGCGAAAATTGACTAAATCCTTTTAACTTTGAAAAGAGCGTGAAATTACTGACTTTTGTTTCGAAAGAAAGAGAAGAAATTCGTAATTCAATAGTAACTTCATTACAAAAAATTGTTGAATATAATCAAAAAAGAAAACTCAACAATATTAATTTCTTTGAAAAAGGAATGATTAATGATAACAAAATTGTTTATGGATTTGCTTCAACTACAAAAACTTTCGATCAACTTAAACAAGATTTAATTAACTTAACCGGTTTAACTAATTTAGAGTTTTCTCCTTTCAAAGATAATGAGTATATTCATCCTAATGCTTCGGCTAAAATTCACTATAACAATAAAATGGTTGGATGACTTGGTAAAATACATCCTGCTTATGATAATACTAATGCATTTTACTTAGAATTTGAGGCAGAACTAATCAACCAAAAGACAGCTGCTAAATTTGAACAAATTAACTATAATCCATTAAAAACAATTGATTTAACTTTTGAATTAAGTTATCAAGAAAGTATTAAACAAGTTCTTGACAAAATTAAGGCGGTAGCTCATGTTTTTGATATTCAAGAAATTGAT